From the Solanum stenotomum isolate F172 chromosome 4, ASM1918654v1, whole genome shotgun sequence genome, one window contains:
- the LOC125862582 gene encoding protein SOB FIVE-LIKE 5-like, protein MDISGSGCTSECESGWTMYFDELSYSSDQFNGVKGRSIYDGRGRSAYVDEDLSMVSDASSGPPHNNFHEDKEFCCEENGSFLYTSETENTKEKQKRKMKEQSGKKQNLYLDDTASSPVSTFQKDNTGFYNDTTYMEQVAGNSGTYSKGNSVLGKHFGFLKTSVNGKASSEKSGVLKGRKRG, encoded by the exons ATGGACATATCAGGTTCTGGATGCACTAGTGAGTGTGAATCTGGATGGACAATGTACTTTGATGAATTATCATATTCTTCAGATCAATTCAATGGAGTTAAGGGGAGAAGTATTTATGATGGTAGGGGAAGATCAGCATATGTAGATGAAGATTTGTCTATGGTTTCTGATGCTTCATCTGGTCCACCACATAACAATTTCCATGAGGATAAAGAATTCTGTTGTGAAGAAAATGGCAGCTTCTTATATACTTCTGAGACTGAAAATACAAAGGAGAAAcagaaaaggaaaatgaaagagCAGAGTGGAAAAAAACAGAATCTTTATCTTGATGACACTGCTAGTTCTCCTGTATCAACTTTCCAAAAG GATAACACGGGTTTTTATAATGATACTACTTACATGGAGCAAGTAGCAGGCAACTCGGGAACATATTcgaag GGTAACTCTGTTCTGGGGAAACATTTTGGTTTCTTGAAAACATCTGTGAATGGGAAAGCTTCATCTGAGAAATCTG GTGTTTTGAAGGGAAGAAAGAGGGGATGA